A section of the Chryseobacterium ginsenosidimutans genome encodes:
- a CDS encoding cupin-like domain-containing protein: MILENVDIVNDISKEDFQKNYFKKHKPLLIKNFASRWEAFDQWNFDFIREKAGEQEVPLYDNKPADASKSTDAPVAKMKMKDYIDTIKSRPSDLRIFFYIITDRLPELLKNFTYPDLGMKFFKRLPTLFFGGSEAHVLMHYDVDLGDFLHIHFEGKKRILLFDQKQSAFLYKVPLSVHTIYDLDYENPDYEKFPALKYATGFEIFMEHGDALFIPGAFWHFNRYLEPGFSMSLRALPNKPKVFANMLYHVFIMRYTDKLMRKIFKSKWVNYKQKWALKKGNEAAEKYK; the protein is encoded by the coding sequence ATGATTCTCGAAAACGTAGATATTGTAAATGACATTAGTAAAGAAGATTTTCAGAAAAATTATTTCAAAAAACATAAACCTCTTTTAATAAAAAATTTTGCAAGCCGTTGGGAAGCTTTTGACCAATGGAATTTTGATTTTATTCGTGAAAAAGCAGGTGAACAAGAAGTCCCTTTGTACGATAATAAACCGGCTGATGCCTCTAAGAGTACGGATGCTCCAGTAGCAAAAATGAAGATGAAGGATTATATAGATACAATAAAAAGCAGACCTTCAGACCTTCGTATTTTCTTTTACATCATCACCGACAGACTTCCTGAATTGCTGAAAAACTTCACTTATCCGGATTTGGGAATGAAATTTTTTAAAAGACTTCCAACTTTATTTTTCGGAGGAAGTGAAGCCCATGTTTTGATGCATTATGATGTTGATCTGGGAGATTTTCTTCACATTCATTTTGAAGGGAAAAAGAGGATTTTGTTATTCGACCAAAAACAATCTGCATTTTTATATAAGGTTCCGTTGTCGGTTCATACCATCTATGATCTGGATTATGAAAACCCTGACTATGAAAAATTTCCGGCCTTAAAGTATGCGACAGGTTTCGAGATTTTCATGGAACATGGAGATGCCTTATTTATTCCGGGAGCATTCTGGCATTTCAACAGATATTTGGAACCCGGTTTTTCAATGTCACTTCGTGCGCTTCCGAACAAGCCAAAAGTTTTTGCCAATATGCTGTATCATGTTTTCATTATGAGATACACTGATAAACTGATGCGGAAAATTTTTAAATCTAAATGGGTGAACTACAAACAGAAATGGGCTTTGAAAAAAGGAAACGAGGCTGCAGAAAAATACAAGTAA
- the mutS gene encoding DNA mismatch repair protein MutS — protein sequence MAKAAKKETPLMTQYNTIKAKYPDALLLFRVGDFYETFGQDAVRTSQILGIVLTKRANGDGHIELAGFPHHSVDSYLPKLVRAGLRVAICDQLEDPKTVKGIVKRGVTELVTPGVTFNDQVLTSKKNNFLLSLHKEKEKYGIALVDVSTGEFLVSEGNLEKLLHIVNTFDPSEIIYQRSVQLPEQLKNKSAFKLEDWAYQYNFAYEKLTNQFKTNSLKGFGVESLPLAITAAGAIFAYLVEDTHHNLLAHITKIQVIPQDDFLMMDNFTLRNLEIIYPSNPQGKSLLDIIDKTSTPMGGRLLRRRIILPLKSVNEIGRRLSLIDFLNENEHLKYDISQLLKSISDLDRLMGKLAAEKISPKELGYLRQSLINIYKIKTLLHPYADVLAWLDPLYDQQELIKCLQNHLNDELPVSLAKGNVIKEGISEELDRLRGLQNKGRGFLDEMCQREIERTGITSLKIDFNNVFGYYIEVRNTHKDKVPGDWLRKQTLVNAERYITEELKEYESQILGAEEKIGVLENQLYKNICAETMIYIDQIQENSNIIAQLDVAVGLSELAVSESYTKPVLTETFSIDLKEARHPIIENALPLGEKYIPNDIFLDKDSQQIIMVTGPNMAGKSAILRQTAIVCLLAQIGSFVPAKHAEIGILDKIFTRVGATDNISAGESTFMVEMNEAANILNNISERSLILLDEIGRGTSTYDGVSIAWAIAEYLHQHPTQAKTLFATHYHELNEMTVNFERVKNFHVSIQENKGNIIFLRKLIPGGSEHSFGIHVAKLAGMPAKVVNRANEILKTLEASRGQGTGSSETIKRVTEENIQLSFFQLDDPVLENIREELTKIDINTLTPIEALMKLNSIKKMIGK from the coding sequence ATGGCAAAAGCAGCAAAGAAAGAAACCCCGTTAATGACGCAGTACAATACCATCAAGGCGAAATATCCGGATGCGCTTTTGCTATTCAGAGTAGGGGATTTTTACGAAACTTTCGGGCAGGATGCGGTTAGAACTTCTCAAATTTTAGGGATTGTTCTTACTAAAAGAGCAAATGGTGACGGACATATCGAATTGGCGGGATTCCCACATCATTCTGTAGATTCTTATTTACCGAAATTAGTGCGAGCCGGACTTCGTGTTGCTATTTGTGATCAGCTTGAAGATCCTAAAACGGTGAAAGGAATCGTTAAAAGAGGTGTGACAGAGTTGGTAACGCCCGGAGTAACCTTTAATGATCAGGTTTTAACTTCTAAAAAAAATAATTTCCTACTTTCACTCCATAAAGAAAAGGAAAAATATGGGATTGCTTTAGTTGATGTTTCGACTGGTGAATTTTTGGTGAGTGAAGGAAATTTAGAAAAATTACTTCATATCGTTAATACCTTCGATCCAAGTGAGATTATTTATCAGAGAAGTGTACAACTTCCTGAGCAGCTTAAAAATAAAAGTGCTTTCAAACTTGAAGATTGGGCTTATCAATATAATTTTGCTTACGAGAAACTCACCAATCAGTTTAAAACCAATTCCTTAAAAGGTTTTGGTGTGGAAAGCCTACCGTTGGCAATAACAGCTGCAGGAGCAATTTTCGCTTATCTGGTTGAAGATACTCATCACAATTTATTGGCTCACATCACAAAAATTCAGGTTATTCCGCAGGATGATTTTCTGATGATGGATAATTTTACACTGAGAAATCTTGAAATCATTTATCCCAGTAATCCGCAAGGAAAATCATTGTTGGATATTATAGATAAAACATCGACTCCGATGGGTGGAAGATTGTTGAGAAGAAGAATTATTCTTCCCTTAAAGTCTGTTAATGAGATAGGTAGAAGGCTTTCTTTAATTGATTTTTTAAATGAAAACGAACATCTTAAATATGACATTTCCCAGTTATTAAAGTCTATCTCAGATTTAGACAGATTGATGGGGAAATTAGCGGCGGAAAAAATTTCTCCAAAAGAATTAGGTTATCTCCGTCAAAGCTTGATTAATATTTATAAAATCAAGACATTACTGCATCCTTATGCTGATGTTTTAGCATGGCTTGATCCTCTGTACGATCAGCAAGAATTGATAAAATGTCTTCAAAATCACCTGAATGATGAACTTCCTGTGAGTCTTGCAAAGGGGAATGTAATTAAAGAAGGAATTTCGGAAGAACTGGACAGATTAAGAGGTCTCCAAAATAAAGGGCGTGGGTTTCTTGATGAAATGTGCCAGCGAGAAATCGAAAGAACAGGAATTACAAGTCTTAAAATAGATTTTAATAATGTTTTTGGATATTATATTGAAGTCCGCAATACCCATAAAGATAAAGTTCCGGGCGATTGGCTGAGAAAGCAGACGTTGGTAAATGCAGAACGTTATATCACGGAAGAATTAAAAGAATACGAAAGTCAGATTCTGGGTGCAGAAGAGAAAATCGGAGTGCTGGAAAATCAGCTGTACAAAAACATTTGTGCTGAAACAATGATTTATATTGACCAGATTCAGGAAAACTCAAATATAATTGCGCAACTTGATGTTGCGGTCGGTTTATCAGAACTGGCTGTTTCTGAGAGTTATACAAAGCCAGTCTTAACTGAAACTTTCTCTATTGATTTAAAAGAAGCAAGACACCCGATTATTGAAAATGCGCTTCCTCTGGGAGAAAAGTATATTCCGAATGATATTTTCTTAGATAAAGATTCTCAGCAGATTATCATGGTTACGGGACCCAACATGGCGGGTAAATCTGCGATTCTTCGTCAGACGGCAATCGTCTGTTTATTGGCACAGATTGGAAGTTTTGTTCCTGCAAAACATGCGGAAATAGGAATTTTAGATAAAATTTTTACCAGAGTAGGTGCGACAGATAATATTTCTGCCGGTGAATCAACTTTTATGGTGGAAATGAATGAGGCCGCAAATATTCTGAACAATATTTCCGAACGAAGTTTGATTTTATTAGACGAAATCGGACGTGGAACTTCCACTTACGACGGAGTTTCTATTGCATGGGCGATTGCAGAGTATCTTCATCAGCACCCAACCCAGGCAAAGACTTTATTTGCAACGCATTACCACGAATTGAACGAAATGACCGTGAATTTTGAAAGAGTGAAAAACTTCCATGTTTCTATTCAGGAAAATAAAGGAAATATTATATTTTTAAGAAAATTAATTCCCGGAGGAAGTGAACACAGTTTTGGTATTCATGTTGCAAAATTGGCAGGAATGCCGGCAAAAGTTGTGAACAGAGCCAATGAAATTCTAAAGACACTGGAAGCAAGCCGCGGACAGGGAACGGGCTCATCTGAAACAATTAAAAGAGTGACGGAAGAAAACATACAACTCTCTTTCTTCCAGTTGGACGATCCTGTTTTGGAGAATATCCGTGAGGAGCTGACGAAAATTGATATTAATACACTAACACCGATTGAAGCTTTAATGAAGCTTAATTCTATAAAAAAAATGATTGGAAAATAG
- a CDS encoding energy transducer TonB, giving the protein MKKIGIFFCLVFCCFIFAQESIQGPTDLNELVLKGKNGRILIEAEKPAAFPLGATVFKDKIIKNFKSRKIISKAETESCEITFVIDKEGNMTDVEAFGSNESFNDEAVRAVSKITQKWIPAEMNREKVRYRFRIPLTLTFNKK; this is encoded by the coding sequence GTGAAAAAGATAGGAATCTTCTTTTGCTTAGTATTCTGCTGCTTTATTTTTGCGCAAGAATCCATACAGGGACCTACTGATCTTAATGAATTAGTATTAAAAGGAAAGAATGGCAGAATCCTTATTGAGGCAGAAAAACCAGCGGCTTTTCCACTTGGAGCTACCGTATTTAAAGATAAGATCATTAAAAATTTTAAATCTCGAAAAATCATCAGCAAGGCAGAAACAGAATCCTGCGAAATTACTTTTGTAATTGATAAAGAAGGAAATATGACTGATGTAGAAGCTTTTGGCAGTAACGAAAGCTTTAATGATGAAGCTGTAAGAGCCGTATCAAAAATAACCCAGAAATGGATTCCTGCTGAAATGAACAGAGAAAAGGTTCGTTATAGATTTCGTATTCCTTTAACATTAACTTTTAATAAAAAATAA
- a CDS encoding energy transducer TonB: MKKVIFFLSLFLSIYLSAQTEFNSVTELPDYAVLKTKMKLDDAVTKADTPAEFPGGMETFKRKFAESMDVIDVKTNKINTRVYFIVEKTGYVRYVTATGNDKKHSQAAEIAVRRLFVKWKPAIINGEPVRYLYTFPLTLKKF; encoded by the coding sequence ATGAAGAAAGTAATATTTTTTTTAAGTCTATTTCTTAGTATTTATTTGTCTGCACAAACTGAGTTCAATTCCGTTACAGAACTTCCGGATTATGCTGTTCTAAAAACAAAAATGAAGCTCGATGATGCAGTTACCAAAGCAGATACTCCTGCCGAGTTTCCGGGCGGAATGGAAACTTTCAAAAGAAAATTTGCAGAAAGTATGGACGTTATTGATGTAAAAACAAATAAAATCAATACCCGTGTTTATTTTATCGTTGAAAAAACAGGATATGTAAGATATGTAACTGCAACCGGAAACGACAAAAAACATTCTCAGGCTGCAGAAATTGCCGTAAGAAGACTTTTTGTAAAATGGAAACCCGCTATAATTAATGGTGAGCCCGTTCGATACCTTTATACTTTCCCTCTGACATTGAAAAAGTTTTAA